One genomic window of Gracilinema caldarium DSM 7334 includes the following:
- a CDS encoding branched-chain amino acid transporter permease — translation MDTNRLLLIVLVMALVTFFTRAIPFIFFSRKDPPQLFSYLQIYIPPVVMLILVFSSFKDYTFTVFPDGGPAVIAGLATALVHFWKHNVLLSIIGGTVLYMMLIRFYTL, via the coding sequence TTGGATACTAATCGTCTACTATTAATCGTACTTGTCATGGCCCTTGTTACCTTTTTTACCAGGGCCATCCCTTTTATATTCTTTTCAAGAAAAGACCCGCCTCAGCTTTTTTCATATTTGCAGATCTATATCCCCCCTGTAGTAATGCTCATTCTTGTTTTTTCATCCTTTAAAGACTATACCTTTACGGTATTTCCCGACGGTGGACCTGCCGTGATTGCAGGACTTGCTACAGCTCTAGTGCACTTTTGGAAACATAATGTATTACTCTCTATTATAGGCGGAACTGTACTCTATATGATGTTAATCCGGTTTTACACCTTATAG
- a CDS encoding electron transport complex protein RnfA yields the protein MTLFKIFISAFLIDNVILMRFLALCPFIGMSSDEDKSVGMGLAVIFVTLLATSATWPLYHFVLKPLGLEFLQILVFILIIAALVQLVEFYLKKSAPALYASMGIYLALITTNCAILAVTFDNISKGYNFAESLVYAFGVASGFMLSLLLLAGVRNRIKTSPIPAFLKGTPILFVAASLLSMAFMGFSGLVK from the coding sequence ATGACCTTGTTCAAAATATTTATATCCGCCTTTCTCATAGATAATGTCATTCTGATGCGCTTCCTCGCCCTCTGTCCCTTCATCGGGATGAGCAGTGATGAGGATAAATCGGTTGGTATGGGTCTCGCCGTCATCTTTGTAACCCTGCTGGCAACCAGCGCTACCTGGCCTCTTTACCATTTTGTGCTGAAGCCTCTGGGGCTCGAGTTTCTCCAGATCCTCGTGTTTATTCTGATTATCGCCGCCCTGGTTCAGCTGGTGGAATTTTACCTGAAAAAATCCGCCCCGGCCCTCTACGCCTCCATGGGTATTTATCTGGCCCTCATTACTACAAACTGTGCCATCCTGGCAGTTACCTTTGATAACATCAGCAAGGGCTACAACTTTGCCGAGTCCCTGGTCTACGCCTTCGGAGTCGCATCGGGCTTTATGCTGTCCCTGCTGTTATTAGCGGGGGTACGAAACCGGATTAAAACCAGTCCAATTCCAGCCTTCCTTAAGGGCACACCCATTTTATTTGTGGCTGCGTCCCTCCTTTCCATGGCCTTTATGGGCTTTTCAGGTCTCGTGAAATAA
- a CDS encoding RnfABCDGE type electron transport complex subunit B: protein MTIVLITALFALLLAFTVGLLLGFFKEVFAVEVDPLVAQVREALPGANCGACGFPGCDGYAAAVAGRTTEVTRCAPGGKSVAEALAKLMGVNASAEDVVAVLACQGSKEHAPLKGEYVGVKTCRAAKLSAGGTKLCAWGCLGYGDCVAVCQFDALHMGEDGLPHVDYDKCTGCGKCIAECPQQILKKVPKNRVGSMVICSNRNPIKPMVKKTCAVGCIKCEICVKNCPEKCITMVNGIPEVDYSKCTSCGVCVEKCPTKVFKMLQFDVIVGDTIGQKRPEKEAVTADK, encoded by the coding sequence ATGACTATTGTATTGATTACCGCCCTGTTCGCCCTGCTTTTGGCCTTTACGGTCGGACTTCTGTTGGGCTTTTTTAAAGAAGTCTTTGCAGTCGAAGTAGATCCTCTGGTAGCCCAGGTCCGGGAAGCCCTTCCCGGAGCCAACTGCGGAGCCTGCGGCTTTCCCGGTTGTGACGGCTATGCGGCCGCAGTAGCGGGCCGGACTACCGAAGTAACCCGCTGTGCCCCCGGCGGAAAATCGGTGGCAGAGGCCCTGGCCAAACTGATGGGGGTTAACGCCTCTGCGGAGGACGTGGTGGCAGTTCTTGCCTGCCAGGGCTCCAAAGAACATGCCCCCCTTAAGGGCGAATATGTGGGAGTAAAAACCTGCCGCGCGGCAAAGCTGTCCGCCGGGGGCACCAAGCTCTGCGCCTGGGGTTGTCTTGGCTACGGAGACTGCGTGGCCGTATGTCAGTTCGATGCCCTGCACATGGGCGAAGACGGACTCCCCCATGTGGATTATGATAAGTGTACCGGTTGCGGTAAATGTATCGCTGAATGTCCCCAGCAGATACTGAAGAAGGTTCCCAAGAATCGCGTAGGATCCATGGTTATCTGTTCCAACCGGAACCCCATAAAGCCCATGGTTAAGAAAACCTGTGCAGTAGGTTGTATCAAATGTGAAATTTGCGTGAAAAACTGCCCCGAAAAGTGCATTACCATGGTCAACGGGATTCCCGAAGTAGACTACAGTAAATGTACATCCTGTGGGGTCTGTGTCGAAAAGTGTCCCACCAAGGTCTTTAAGATGCTCCAGTTTGATGTAATCGTCGGTGATACCATCGGACAGAAACGGCCGGAAAAGGAAGCGGTAACTGCTGATAAATAA
- a CDS encoding AzlC family ABC transporter permease codes for MPARTEFRTVFFASLRASVPVLLGYITLGIAFGLMLVSADLPWWLATIMALFVYAGAAQFMAIGLITSGANLFDIGLLTLLLNGRHAVYGLSLLQKYKNTGLRKVYLIFGLTDETYGLLTTISPPPNTNPDSFYVSITALNQLYWVLGCSLGSFIGSMLPFDTKGLDFALTALFIVLLVEQIKTMHRLEPYIAGLFACVVSLFLVSSRDFLLVSLLFSVVFLMLLRPRLDASNLSREE; via the coding sequence ATGCCCGCCAGAACTGAATTTCGTACTGTTTTTTTTGCATCCCTGCGTGCGAGTGTTCCTGTATTACTCGGCTATATTACTCTGGGTATAGCCTTTGGCTTGATGCTTGTTTCTGCAGACCTTCCATGGTGGCTTGCAACAATTATGGCTTTGTTTGTCTATGCTGGGGCTGCTCAATTTATGGCAATCGGTCTTATAACGAGTGGGGCTAACCTTTTTGATATTGGATTATTAACGTTGCTCCTCAACGGTCGACATGCGGTATATGGATTATCCTTGTTGCAAAAATATAAAAATACCGGCCTTCGCAAAGTTTACCTTATTTTTGGTCTGACCGACGAAACCTATGGGCTTCTTACCACCATAAGCCCACCACCGAACACTAATCCGGATTCTTTTTACGTTTCAATTACCGCTTTAAATCAGTTGTATTGGGTGCTTGGTTGCAGTCTAGGTAGTTTTATTGGTTCAATGCTTCCCTTTGATACAAAGGGCCTGGATTTTGCCCTTACTGCTCTGTTTATTGTCTTGCTCGTTGAACAAATTAAAACAATGCACCGACTGGAACCCTATATTGCAGGCCTTTTTGCCTGCGTTGTTTCCCTGTTCCTGGTTTCTTCCCGAGATTTTCTTCTGGTTTCGCTTTTATTTTCGGTGGTGTTTTTAATGCTATTACGGCCCAGGCTCGATGCATCCAATCTTAGCAGGGAGGAGTGA
- the rsxE gene encoding electron transport complex subunit RsxE, producing MKRFIKILGNGLIRENPLLMLMIGLCSALAVTTATANGLGMGLSMTFVLLMSEIVISSFRKLIPESIRIPIFIIVIAAFTTIIDYVLKAYFPDLSKAMGVFIPLIVVNCIIMGRVEGFASKKPLRDAIPDALGMGLGYTWVLTGISAVRELLGNGTILNIRIMPDSYQPILFFVLSPGGFFVFALFIAFNLWLKSRLKPVQEEQA from the coding sequence GTGAAACGCTTTATAAAAATCCTGGGGAACGGACTTATTCGTGAAAATCCCCTGCTCATGTTGATGATCGGCCTCTGCTCGGCCCTGGCGGTTACCACCGCCACGGCAAATGGTCTTGGTATGGGACTTTCCATGACCTTTGTGCTTCTCATGTCGGAAATCGTTATCAGCAGTTTCCGAAAACTCATTCCAGAATCAATCCGTATCCCGATATTCATTATCGTTATTGCGGCCTTTACCACCATTATCGACTATGTGCTCAAGGCCTATTTCCCGGACCTTTCCAAGGCCATGGGGGTCTTTATTCCGCTTATTGTCGTTAACTGTATCATCATGGGCCGGGTAGAAGGCTTTGCCTCAAAAAAACCCCTGAGAGATGCCATTCCGGACGCCCTCGGTATGGGGCTCGGCTACACCTGGGTATTAACCGGTATCTCTGCTGTCCGGGAACTTTTAGGCAACGGAACCATACTCAACATCCGGATCATGCCTGACAGTTACCAGCCGATTCTCTTCTTTGTACTTTCACCGGGAGGATTCTTCGTATTTGCCCTCTTTATCGCCTTTAACCTCTGGTTAAAATCCCGACTTAAACCCGTCCAGGAGGAACAGGCATGA
- the rsxC gene encoding electron transport complex subunit RsxC, with product MAIKTFKGGIHPPERKAATTGKVIERIAEPKQVVIPINQHFGAPNKALVQVGDTVKKGQKIADGAAPGPMTVPVHASIAGVVKKIEPRTQSNNLDGPCVIIEANGTDERDFMPPLDAFSCTKEEALTRIREAGLVGMGGAGFPVHVKLNPPPNKPIDIVIANGAECEPYLTIDEATMIEFPHLVVEGLAIVMHIVGVKRGVIGLENNKERALGALEKAIAEHSHGLDISVQLLKTKYPQGGEKMLITAITGKEVPSGGLPMDVGVVVQNVGTLKAIAEAFIEGKPLIERGLTITGGACKTPKDIIAPIGTILSEIPDSEVEIDENRVVKTIFGGPMMGVAVPHMNIPVQKNTSGIVLMTAEEFARDTDEEGPCIRCGRCIRACACRLSPVIMNIALKTGELEQAAQIGLLDCIECGACTYVCPARIQLVQRFRVGKQLLRNKRASQPKANA from the coding sequence ATGGCCATAAAAACATTTAAGGGCGGAATACATCCGCCTGAGCGTAAAGCGGCCACTACCGGTAAGGTTATTGAACGGATTGCAGAACCAAAACAGGTAGTGATTCCCATCAATCAACATTTTGGGGCTCCCAATAAAGCCTTAGTGCAGGTGGGGGATACGGTAAAAAAGGGTCAGAAAATAGCTGATGGTGCAGCACCAGGGCCTATGACCGTTCCGGTCCATGCTTCTATAGCAGGGGTAGTAAAAAAAATTGAACCCCGAACTCAGTCCAACAATTTAGACGGCCCGTGCGTTATTATAGAAGCAAATGGCACAGATGAACGGGACTTCATGCCGCCCCTGGATGCATTTTCATGCACCAAGGAAGAGGCCCTCACCAGAATCCGCGAAGCGGGCCTTGTAGGTATGGGCGGGGCGGGCTTCCCGGTTCATGTAAAACTGAACCCGCCGCCAAACAAACCCATTGATATTGTTATTGCCAACGGCGCAGAATGCGAGCCCTATCTCACGATCGATGAAGCCACCATGATCGAATTTCCCCATCTTGTGGTGGAAGGACTTGCGATTGTCATGCACATTGTGGGGGTCAAACGGGGTGTCATCGGACTTGAAAACAACAAAGAACGAGCCCTGGGTGCCCTCGAAAAAGCCATTGCTGAACACAGCCATGGCTTGGACATTTCAGTGCAGCTTCTCAAGACCAAGTATCCCCAAGGGGGCGAAAAGATGCTCATCACCGCCATTACCGGTAAGGAAGTCCCCTCCGGAGGGCTTCCCATGGATGTCGGCGTGGTAGTGCAGAACGTAGGAACCCTAAAAGCTATTGCCGAAGCCTTTATCGAAGGGAAGCCCCTTATTGAACGGGGACTTACCATCACGGGTGGTGCCTGTAAGACTCCAAAGGACATTATTGCCCCCATCGGAACGATCCTTTCAGAAATACCCGATTCGGAAGTTGAGATTGATGAAAACAGGGTAGTAAAAACCATTTTCGGCGGTCCCATGATGGGCGTGGCGGTTCCTCATATGAACATTCCGGTCCAAAAAAACACTTCCGGTATTGTTCTCATGACCGCGGAAGAATTTGCCCGGGATACAGACGAAGAAGGTCCCTGTATCCGTTGTGGCCGCTGTATCCGGGCCTGTGCCTGCCGGCTTTCACCGGTCATCATGAATATTGCTTTGAAAACGGGTGAATTAGAACAGGCAGCGCAAATCGGCCTACTGGATTGTATTGAGTGTGGAGCCTGCACCTATGTCTGTCCAGCCCGCATTCAGCTCGTCCAGCGCTTCCGGGTAGGCAAGCAGCTGCTCAGAAATAAACGGGCAAGTCAGCCCAAAGCAAACGCCTAA
- a CDS encoding ATP-binding protein yields the protein MIRTEQLSQWLLSLDSLTFFRGIHQHRLIQKLQQLCESLIPLLEKHDHGTKTVEPLSLAQKRSLVQIWAELLETLVSITKVIHLTSYQNLDLYTILADLVLQDENVLTLALERHPVQQLSLELATLAQADLDRLYDLAGLSLKDLTDTVAFFAGPALTSPQNLFITHNDSREPHRVLPAHTPWSSRITELGDFIRTHGAGILGQHHAFIWKQWKQSSHKGPSQYSLYPVLHEDPIALDDLSGYEEQRSVVIENTRRFVEGKSANNMLLYGDRGTGKSATVKAVCRAFADRGLKLIEVRKRDLMHFEEIAETLSGRGLTFVLFIDDLSFEATDDTFTGLKALLEGGLERRPANVVIYATSNRRHLVKEHFADRPTAAQAAEALTTGDVRAFDTMQEQLSLADRFGVTVVFTAPNQEEYLAIAEAIAERRGLLTTESDRERFRQNALRWEKWFNGRSPRTAQQYVDWLAGGELFPWE from the coding sequence ATGATACGAACTGAACAATTAAGCCAGTGGTTACTCAGCCTGGATAGCCTTACCTTTTTTCGGGGTATTCATCAACATAGGCTCATACAAAAATTACAACAACTCTGTGAAAGTCTCATCCCCCTTCTTGAAAAACATGACCACGGCACTAAAACTGTGGAGCCCCTTTCGTTAGCTCAGAAAAGAAGCCTGGTGCAGATCTGGGCCGAATTGTTAGAAACCCTCGTATCCATTACAAAAGTTATACACCTTACCTCTTACCAGAACTTAGACCTGTATACAATCCTCGCAGACCTGGTGCTACAGGACGAAAATGTCCTGACTTTAGCCCTAGAACGTCACCCGGTGCAACAACTCTCACTGGAACTGGCCACCCTTGCTCAAGCCGATCTCGACCGACTTTATGATTTGGCTGGGCTGTCACTGAAAGATTTGACCGATACAGTCGCCTTCTTTGCAGGTCCCGCTTTAACATCCCCTCAGAATCTCTTTATTACCCACAATGATTCCAGAGAACCCCATAGGGTCCTACCGGCTCATACCCCTTGGTCATCTCGCATTACCGAATTGGGAGACTTTATTCGCACTCATGGAGCAGGGATCCTGGGACAACACCATGCTTTTATCTGGAAACAATGGAAACAATCAAGCCACAAAGGACCATCACAGTATTCCTTGTATCCCGTTTTACATGAAGATCCTATTGCCCTTGATGATCTTTCTGGTTATGAAGAGCAACGATCGGTGGTAATAGAAAACACCCGCCGTTTTGTCGAAGGGAAAAGTGCTAATAATATGCTCCTCTATGGGGATCGGGGAACGGGAAAATCGGCCACCGTGAAGGCGGTCTGCAGGGCCTTTGCGGATCGGGGACTTAAATTGATAGAGGTCCGGAAGCGGGATCTAATGCACTTTGAAGAGATTGCGGAAACCCTCTCCGGCCGGGGGCTTACATTTGTACTGTTTATCGATGACCTTTCCTTTGAAGCTACCGATGACACCTTTACGGGTCTTAAGGCATTGCTCGAGGGCGGCCTGGAGCGGCGGCCGGCCAATGTGGTAATCTATGCCACCAGCAACCGCAGGCACCTTGTAAAGGAACACTTTGCAGACCGGCCAACCGCCGCCCAGGCCGCCGAGGCCCTCACCACAGGTGATGTCCGGGCCTTTGACACGATGCAGGAGCAGCTTTCCCTGGCGGACCGCTTTGGTGTCACTGTTGTCTTTACCGCGCCGAATCAGGAAGAATACCTCGCTATAGCAGAAGCCATAGCGGAACGTCGGGGACTTTTAACAACTGAATCTGATCGGGAACGGTTCCGGCAAAATGCGCTCCGCTGGGAAAAGTGGTTTAATGGCCGTTCGCCCCGTACCGCCCAACAGTATGTGGACTGGCTGGCAGGAGGCGAGCTATTCCCCTGGGAATAA
- a CDS encoding RnfABCDGE type electron transport complex subunit D, with protein sequence MILASSPHFSSPVTSRRLMANVLIALAPVTLFGIYLYGFPALLTIVVSVATALASDAGFRLLVGQKPRVDDLSAAVTGLLLALVLPPSTPLWMTALGAIFAIVVAKEFFGGLGANVFNPALIGRAFLIMSFPAAITTWHKPVGFSSPLTDAVTSATPLNIIKLGGTMTDVGQSFVASGAAATTDYNSVLQTLFIGTRAGCIGESSILLILLGGLFLLLTKTMDWRAPLSMVVTAFVASWALGMDPVFGILAGGLMFGAVFMATDYVTAPLTARGKLIFGFGAGLITVLIRKWGGYPEGTSYGILIMNAATPFLNRLIQKKYGYVVPKKGAV encoded by the coding sequence ATGATACTGGCATCCAGTCCGCATTTTAGTTCTCCCGTAACAAGCCGGCGTCTCATGGCAAATGTCCTCATTGCCCTTGCCCCGGTAACGTTATTCGGGATTTATTTATATGGATTTCCCGCTCTGCTCACCATTGTAGTTTCAGTGGCTACAGCCCTGGCCTCCGATGCAGGATTCAGACTGCTCGTCGGACAGAAACCCCGGGTCGATGACCTTTCAGCGGCAGTAACAGGACTACTCTTAGCTTTAGTACTGCCCCCCTCTACCCCCCTGTGGATGACCGCCCTGGGGGCCATTTTTGCCATCGTCGTTGCCAAGGAATTCTTTGGCGGCCTCGGCGCAAACGTCTTTAACCCTGCCCTCATCGGCCGGGCATTCCTCATTATGAGTTTCCCCGCCGCCATAACCACCTGGCATAAACCGGTGGGATTCTCATCCCCCCTCACCGATGCGGTCACCAGCGCTACACCCCTTAATATCATTAAACTGGGGGGGACCATGACCGACGTGGGCCAGAGTTTTGTCGCCTCAGGCGCAGCAGCAACGACCGACTACAACTCGGTCTTACAGACCCTCTTTATCGGTACCAGAGCCGGATGTATCGGGGAATCATCAATCCTGCTCATTCTTCTGGGGGGGCTTTTCCTGCTCCTTACGAAAACGATGGACTGGCGGGCCCCACTATCGATGGTTGTCACCGCCTTTGTTGCATCCTGGGCTCTCGGGATGGATCCGGTTTTTGGAATTCTTGCAGGGGGTCTTATGTTCGGTGCGGTCTTTATGGCTACCGATTATGTGACAGCCCCCCTTACCGCTCGGGGTAAACTGATATTCGGCTTTGGGGCCGGGCTTATCACCGTCCTTATCCGGAAATGGGGTGGCTACCCTGAAGGAACAAGCTATGGCATTCTTATCATGAATGCGGCAACACCCTTTCTGAACCGGCTCATCCAGAAAAAATATGGCTATGTAGTGCCGAAGAAGGGGGCAGTCTGA
- a CDS encoding methyl-accepting chemotaxis protein: MKVRTLTIRVLTATLLSIYLSILAYSILIPILLVQDRASMMEFWVKMFFVVNIVGPLATVLVFFIYKPVSHVLLLKENHKEPSKNEIVKAERAFKAIEGFLFFIGASAYLAGSLLNLGLDILRGNPFDRVYWTHRIILAISFGVINGIVTARMVNLALIEAKHQMNSTMVDSSKKINSTLVKIGLPLFLLIIVIIIFATSGIFYYSYRCTQEPGLLNQSTIIPHFSKVFGLLALISGGILLAIMIENQAHIHHLQRQIDSLSKGTMDLTKRVYIISFDDIGYMTASFNRILSQLQESFRILKNSESTVLQTGGQTQHIIANSRSEAEHIKELINTVESNEKTEEAVIKDVVSSFESLTDAIHRTIDKSKEQNDFITQLSSGLQTMIQSFTQMSSQAISAARSFRELTNTISEGEKGVVELIAANRSMIQANAKIREMTSQIMNISAQSNLLAMNAAIEAAHAGTAGQGFAVVADEVRKLSASSAVTARDIDEYVKQILQKNQIVDTLNETTARIFSGILAELQNALQGMEQIAHAAQHESQDAEKNLHEIARLINLSEEMKKDTEDIEQTYLQVNRRLTNLTDIVVHMAKINSSMIDGMNHIMHLFTELGSSFTTTFSAIETLDKAIEPYKV; this comes from the coding sequence ATGAAAGTCCGTACATTAACCATCCGGGTCTTAACTGCAACACTACTAAGTATTTATCTTTCTATTCTTGCCTATTCCATCCTGATACCAATTCTGCTAGTGCAGGATCGGGCAAGCATGATGGAATTCTGGGTTAAAATGTTTTTCGTGGTCAATATTGTAGGTCCTCTAGCAACGGTTCTCGTCTTTTTTATCTATAAACCAGTTTCACATGTCTTGCTACTCAAAGAAAACCATAAAGAACCTTCCAAAAACGAGATAGTAAAAGCAGAACGCGCTTTTAAAGCGATAGAAGGATTTCTCTTTTTTATTGGGGCTTCAGCATACCTGGCAGGCAGTCTTTTAAATTTGGGATTGGACATCCTCAGGGGTAATCCTTTCGATAGGGTTTATTGGACGCACCGAATTATTCTTGCTATCAGTTTTGGGGTTATAAACGGTATTGTCACTGCACGGATGGTTAATTTAGCCTTGATCGAAGCCAAACACCAGATGAATAGTACTATGGTAGATAGTTCAAAAAAAATAAACTCCACACTCGTAAAGATTGGCCTTCCGCTCTTCTTACTGATTATAGTCATTATTATATTTGCTACCTCAGGAATTTTCTATTATTCCTATCGCTGTACCCAGGAACCGGGTTTACTGAACCAATCCACAATCATCCCTCATTTTTCTAAAGTCTTTGGGTTATTAGCCCTCATTAGCGGTGGAATACTTTTGGCTATCATGATCGAAAACCAAGCTCACATACACCACCTGCAGCGTCAAATCGATAGCCTTTCTAAGGGTACCATGGACCTGACAAAACGTGTATATATCATCAGTTTTGATGACATTGGTTACATGACTGCCAGTTTTAACCGTATTCTATCCCAGTTACAGGAAAGTTTTCGTATTCTTAAAAATTCAGAATCTACGGTACTCCAAACTGGCGGACAAACTCAACATATCATTGCAAATTCCCGATCTGAGGCTGAACATATTAAAGAATTAATAAACACGGTGGAGTCAAACGAAAAAACTGAGGAAGCAGTTATTAAAGATGTGGTATCCAGTTTTGAATCCCTGACTGATGCTATACATCGTACTATTGATAAATCTAAAGAACAGAATGACTTCATCACGCAGCTTTCCTCTGGCCTCCAAACAATGATCCAATCCTTTACCCAGATGAGTAGTCAGGCAATTTCTGCAGCTAGAAGTTTTAGGGAACTTACCAACACTATATCAGAAGGGGAAAAGGGAGTAGTAGAACTTATTGCTGCAAACCGATCCATGATCCAGGCTAATGCAAAAATTCGGGAAATGACATCCCAGATTATGAATATCTCTGCCCAATCAAATCTCCTTGCTATGAATGCGGCTATAGAAGCAGCCCACGCAGGTACAGCAGGACAAGGTTTTGCAGTTGTTGCTGATGAAGTCCGTAAACTTTCAGCAAGCTCCGCAGTTACCGCCCGAGATATTGATGAATATGTAAAACAGATACTCCAGAAAAACCAGATAGTGGACACCCTGAATGAAACAACGGCCCGTATCTTTTCCGGAATCTTGGCGGAATTGCAGAACGCATTACAGGGAATGGAACAAATCGCTCATGCAGCACAGCATGAATCTCAGGATGCAGAGAAAAACCTTCATGAAATTGCTCGGCTCATCAACTTAAGTGAAGAAATGAAAAAGGACACTGAGGATATAGAACAAACCTATCTACAGGTTAATAGACGGCTTACAAACCTTACCGACATTGTGGTACATATGGCAAAAATTAATAGTAGTATGATTGATGGGATGAACCACATCATGCATCTTTTTACAGAACTGGGTTCATCATTTACAACAACCTTTTCAGCAATAGAAACTCTGGATAAGGCCATCGAGCCCTATAAGGTGTAA
- a CDS encoding FMN-binding protein, protein MKNMVKLGFIMAIYATVACVSLAFVYTGTQKVIAERQKADLETALKDLFPLGDSFEEITGTLQSPNTSVAFKNEYLIKQADSPIGVAVRAVGASYGGPVTVLVGVGTDGKIAGVKVLENKDTPGLGANAANPSYFVDRASGITFYGQFKGKSISDPFEVKGDVIAITASTITSKAVTTIVKAAGQTAGTWLATQTGGSK, encoded by the coding sequence ATGAAAAACATGGTCAAACTCGGTTTCATTATGGCTATTTATGCGACCGTCGCCTGCGTAAGCCTGGCCTTTGTGTATACCGGTACCCAGAAGGTAATCGCCGAGCGGCAGAAGGCAGACCTGGAAACGGCATTAAAAGACCTCTTCCCTCTGGGAGATTCCTTTGAAGAAATAACTGGAACCCTTCAAAGCCCCAATACCTCGGTGGCCTTTAAAAATGAATACCTCATTAAACAGGCCGATAGCCCCATTGGGGTGGCAGTCCGAGCCGTCGGAGCAAGCTATGGCGGCCCTGTAACGGTACTTGTCGGGGTTGGTACGGATGGCAAAATTGCCGGGGTTAAGGTGCTTGAAAATAAGGACACCCCCGGATTGGGAGCCAATGCGGCCAATCCCAGTTATTTTGTAGACCGGGCTTCGGGTATTACCTTCTATGGCCAATTCAAGGGAAAATCCATCAGTGACCCCTTCGAGGTAAAAGGGGATGTTATTGCTATTACGGCTTCTACCATCACCAGCAAGGCGGTAACGACGATTGTTAAAGCCGCAGGGCAGACCGCCGGTACATGGCTGGCGACGCAAACCGGAGGATCCAAGTGA
- the arsB gene encoding ACR3 family arsenite efflux transporter, with protein sequence MSEKRISFFAKYLSVWVALCIALGVTIGVLFPIVPETLGRFEYARVSIPVAILIWLMIYPMMLKVDFKSIVNAGKKPKGLLITLVVNWLIKPFTMYIFAWLFLKVIFKPFIPDNLSTEYLAGAVLLGAAPCTAMVFVWSYLSDGDPAYTVVQVAVNDLVILFAFTPIVAFLLGVSNVQVPLDTLVLSVVLFVVIPLGVGYLTRSFLVKRRGLVWFEGTFINYFNGITEAGLLLTLVILFSFQGKTILSNPLAILLIAIPLIIQTYFIFFLGFGASKLLKIPYEIAAPSGMIGASNFFELSVAVAVSLFGLSSGAALATVVGVLVEVPVMLSLVAIARSKRNWFVINNMEENLEEEIEAV encoded by the coding sequence TTGTCGGAAAAGAGAATCAGCTTCTTTGCAAAATATCTTTCGGTATGGGTAGCACTCTGTATTGCCCTGGGGGTGACGATTGGGGTATTGTTCCCAATCGTTCCAGAAACGCTGGGACGTTTTGAATATGCCCGGGTTTCCATTCCGGTCGCAATCCTTATCTGGCTCATGATCTATCCCATGATGCTTAAGGTTGATTTTAAAAGTATTGTAAATGCGGGTAAAAAACCCAAGGGCCTCCTTATCACCCTGGTGGTGAACTGGCTTATCAAACCCTTCACCATGTATATATTTGCATGGCTTTTCCTGAAAGTGATCTTTAAGCCCTTTATTCCCGATAATCTCAGCACCGAATATTTAGCCGGAGCGGTGCTGCTCGGCGCAGCTCCTTGCACGGCAATGGTGTTTGTCTGGAGTTACCTTTCCGACGGTGATCCGGCTTATACAGTGGTTCAGGTCGCTGTCAATGACCTGGTCATCCTCTTTGCCTTTACTCCGATCGTAGCATTCCTGCTGGGTGTTTCTAATGTACAGGTTCCCCTGGATACATTAGTTCTTTCGGTGGTGCTTTTTGTTGTTATACCTCTTGGAGTCGGATATCTGACCCGATCATTCCTGGTAAAACGCAGGGGGCTCGTCTGGTTTGAGGGAACCTTCATCAACTATTTTAACGGTATTACCGAAGCAGGGCTTCTTTTAACGCTGGTAATCCTCTTCTCGTTTCAGGGGAAAACCATTCTTTCAAATCCTCTGGCCATTTTGCTCATAGCTATCCCCCTCATCATCCAAACCTATTTTATCTTCTTTCTGGGATTCGGAGCTTCTAAACTCCTTAAGATCCCCTATGAAATCGCAGCTCCTTCGGGCATGATTGGGGCTTCTAATTTTTTTGAACTTTCAGTAGCAGTTGCGGTAAGTCTCTTCGGGCTTTCTTCTGGAGCGGCCCTGGCAACTGTGGTAGGAGTGCTGGTGGAAGTTCCTGTCATGTTAAGTCTGGTGGCTATAGCCCGGTCTAAGCGAAACTGGTTCGTTATCAATAATATGGAAGAAAACCTAGAGGAAGAAATAGAGGCAGTGTAA